From Peromyscus eremicus chromosome 3, PerEre_H2_v1, whole genome shotgun sequence, one genomic window encodes:
- the Dguok gene encoding deoxyguanosine kinase, mitochondrial — MAARRFLLRRLRAPFRSVPQNALMDAPRARGMHDGGGPRRLSIEGNIAVGKSTFVKLLTTTHPEWQVATEPVAAWQNIQAAGTQKDNTSKGHGNLLEMMYREPARWSYTFQTVSFMSRLKVQLEPLPGRLLQAEKSVQIFERSVYSDRYIFAKNLFENGSLSDVEWHIYQDWHSFLLQEFANRLLLHGFIYLQASPQVCLERLYQRAREEEKGIELAYLEQLHGQHEDWFIHKTTK; from the exons ATGGCTGCACGTCGGTTCCTTCTGCGTCGACTCCGAGCGCCCTTCCGCTCCGTGCCTCAGAACGCGCTCATGGATGCGCCACGCGCCAGGGGCATGCACGACGGGGGCGGCCCCCGAAGGCTCTCCATCGAAGGCAACATCG CTGTGGGCAAATCCACCTTTGTGAAGCTACTCACGACTACTCACCCAGAGTGGCAAGTGGCTACAGAACCTGTAGCAGCATGGCAGAATATCCAAGCTGCTGGCACCCAAAAA GACAACACTTCCAAAGGTCATGGAAACTTGCTAGAAATGATGTACCGAGAGCCAGCGAGATGGTCCTATACATTCCAGACGGTTTCCTTTATGAGCCGTCTGAAAGTGCAGCTGGAGCCCCTTCCAGGGAGACTCCTACAGGCAGAGAAGTCCGTGCAGATCTTCGAGAGGTCTGTGTACAGTGACAG GTATATCTTTGCAAAGAATCTTTTTGAAAATGGTTCCCTCAGTGACGTCGAGTGGCACATCTATCAGGACTGGCATTCTTTTCTCCTGCAGGAGTTTGCAAACCGTCTCTTGTTACATGGCTTCATCTATCTCCAGGCTTCTCCCCAG GTTTGTTTGGAAAGACTGTACCAGAGGgccagagaagaagagaaaggcatTGAACTGGCCTATCTTGAACAGCTGCATGGTCAGCATGAAGACTGGTTTATTCACAAGACGACCAAGTGA